The Methanomethylovorans hollandica DSM 15978 genome includes a region encoding these proteins:
- a CDS encoding DegT/DnrJ/EryC1/StrS family aminotransferase — protein MITIAKPYLDEAEIEAVTAVLRSGVIAEGPRVAQFEQAFAEYIGVDHAVAVNSGTAALHVALMAHGIGKGDEVITSPFSFVATANSIVYTGAKPVFADIEPDTYIISADQVHEMITSRTKAIMPVHLYGHAADMDAIMEIAEDHNLLVIEDACQAHGATYKGKKVGSFGTGTFSFYPTKNMTTSEGGIITTDDPDIAARSRMLRAHGSKQRYLHEMIGYNFRMTDISAAIGIVQMGRLDEFTEKRRKNASKLSMGLKGTKNIILPVEKENCLHVYHQYTVRTDHRDSLRDALQQKDIGTGTYYPLCIHQQPLYKEMGYTGSYPNSEKAASEVLSVPVHPALSDVDINTVIASIKEWAQR, from the coding sequence ATGATAACCATCGCAAAACCCTATCTTGACGAAGCGGAGATCGAGGCCGTCACCGCCGTGCTGCGTTCAGGGGTAATAGCTGAAGGGCCAAGGGTGGCCCAGTTCGAGCAGGCCTTTGCAGAGTATATCGGAGTTGACCATGCTGTAGCCGTTAATTCAGGAACGGCCGCATTGCACGTAGCATTGATGGCTCATGGCATAGGCAAAGGAGACGAAGTGATCACTTCACCCTTCAGTTTTGTAGCTACTGCCAATTCTATTGTTTACACTGGTGCGAAACCTGTTTTTGCTGACATCGAACCTGATACTTATATTATCTCTGCGGACCAGGTCCATGAGATGATCACCAGTCGTACAAAGGCAATAATGCCTGTACATCTTTACGGCCACGCTGCTGACATGGATGCGATCATGGAGATAGCCGAGGATCATAACCTTCTTGTGATAGAGGATGCCTGTCAGGCTCATGGTGCAACATACAAAGGCAAGAAGGTCGGCTCTTTCGGAACCGGTACTTTCAGCTTCTATCCTACCAAGAATATGACCACCAGTGAAGGTGGTATCATCACCACCGATGATCCGGACATTGCAGCTCGCTCACGTATGCTCAGGGCACATGGTTCTAAACAGCGCTATCTGCATGAGATGATAGGCTATAATTTCCGTATGACCGACATTTCTGCTGCTATAGGTATCGTGCAAATGGGAAGACTTGACGAGTTCACCGAAAAGAGAAGGAAGAATGCCAGCAAGCTCTCTATGGGCCTTAAAGGCACAAAGAACATTATATTACCAGTGGAGAAAGAAAATTGTTTACACGTGTACCACCAGTATACTGTCCGTACCGATCACAGGGATTCACTGCGTGATGCTCTTCAGCAGAAGGATATCGGAACAGGTACATATTATCCCCTTTGTATACACCAGCAGCCTTTGTACAAGGAAATGGGTTATACAGGAAGTTACCCTAACAGTGAAAAGGCAGCCAGCGAAGTCCTGTCTGTACCTGTGCATCCGGCGTTATCAGATGTTGATATCAACACTGTCATTGCATCGATAAAGGAATGGGCCCAGAGGTAA
- a CDS encoding UDP-N-acetylglucosamine 3-dehydrogenase, translated as MIRVGVIGVGSMGKNHVRIYSEMEGVELVGISDVNQALVEELAHTFKTTAYTDYKKLLSQGLDAVSIVVPTKMHKDVTLDALDAGVNVLVEKPIADTLENADLMIKAAKEKGLMLMVGHIERFNPAVIRLKQIIESGLLGKIVSMSTRRVGAYNPRIRDVGVILDIGVHDVDIISYLYGKKIDQVYTIAGANIHSSEDHASIHLRFDHEYSGLVDVNWLTPHKVRTLTAVGVEGVAYLDYLKQSVVLHDKEWVREAKVEPKEPLLNELQYFVRCVANNEYPHPNGEDGKHALEACMAAITSYHEEKVVDI; from the coding sequence ATGATAAGAGTAGGAGTAATTGGTGTAGGTTCCATGGGAAAGAACCATGTGAGGATCTACAGTGAAATGGAAGGCGTCGAGTTGGTTGGTATCTCTGATGTGAACCAGGCACTTGTAGAAGAGCTTGCACACACTTTCAAGACAACAGCTTATACAGATTATAAGAAGCTGCTGTCCCAGGGCCTGGATGCAGTGAGCATTGTGGTTCCCACCAAAATGCATAAAGACGTAACATTGGATGCTCTGGATGCCGGAGTTAATGTCCTTGTGGAAAAGCCTATTGCAGACACCCTCGAAAATGCGGATCTGATGATAAAGGCTGCCAAAGAAAAGGGATTGATGCTCATGGTAGGGCATATCGAAAGGTTCAATCCGGCTGTCATCAGGCTCAAGCAGATCATCGAGTCAGGATTATTGGGAAAGATCGTATCCATGTCCACAAGGAGAGTAGGTGCCTATAACCCCAGGATAAGGGATGTAGGTGTTATTCTGGACATTGGTGTGCATGATGTAGATATTATTTCTTATCTGTATGGTAAGAAGATCGACCAGGTCTACACGATTGCAGGGGCAAACATTCATTCTTCTGAGGACCATGCATCTATACACCTACGCTTCGATCATGAATATTCAGGTCTTGTGGATGTTAACTGGCTGACGCCACACAAAGTACGCACTCTTACTGCAGTGGGTGTTGAGGGTGTTGCATATCTTGATTATCTGAAACAATCTGTTGTGCTCCACGATAAGGAATGGGTACGTGAGGCAAAGGTTGAGCCGAAAGAGCCTTTACTCAATGAACTTCAATACTTTGTGCGGTGTGTTGCCAATAACGAGTATCCGCATCCTAATGGCGAGGATGGAAAACATGCCCTTGAGGCATGTATGGCTGCTATTACATCATATCATGAAGAAAAAGTGGTAGACATATAA
- a CDS encoding nucleotide sugar dehydrogenase, translating to MSEKLIKILTEKGPIKKIGVIGMGYVGIPAAALFADAPCFDHVLGFQRASSSSGYKIDMLNKGESPLKGEEPGLEGLLQNVVKAGKFTCTSDFSRISELDAVTLAIQTPFEDPKSLLPDFTALIEGIQNVGKNLRKGMLVVLESTITPGTTVGMAREILEKESGLVAGEDFALAHAPERVMVGRLLQNIREHDRIVGGIDDVCTRRAAELYTPVLTKGKIIPMTATAAEVTKTAENTFRDLQIAAVNQLALYCEAMGINVYDVRAGIASLKGEGITRAILYPGAGVGGHCLTKDTYHLERGVTLGIEPLDYPENAESIYVLARRVNDFMPKHMFNLTVKALERVGKKPKGIKIAMLGWAFLNDSDDARNPPSETYRDMVLQAGCEINVQDPHVVHYPGIDIHANIDKVLTGADVVVIFTGHKQYFELTPEQIKQKMGKKQPVIIDGRNVVDPDKFINAGFVYKGIGRGDKNSHSLK from the coding sequence ATGAGCGAGAAATTAATAAAGATCCTTACTGAGAAAGGGCCGATCAAGAAAATAGGTGTTATCGGTATGGGATATGTGGGTATACCTGCAGCTGCACTGTTTGCAGATGCCCCGTGTTTTGATCATGTGCTGGGGTTCCAGCGAGCTTCATCCTCTTCCGGATATAAGATCGATATGCTTAACAAAGGTGAAAGTCCTCTTAAAGGCGAAGAGCCAGGACTTGAAGGCCTGCTGCAGAATGTAGTAAAGGCAGGCAAGTTCACCTGCACATCTGATTTTTCAAGGATCAGCGAGCTTGACGCTGTTACATTAGCTATACAGACACCTTTTGAGGACCCCAAAAGCCTCTTGCCGGACTTTACCGCACTAATCGAAGGTATACAGAACGTTGGTAAGAATCTCAGGAAAGGCATGCTTGTGGTACTTGAATCCACTATTACTCCTGGTACCACCGTAGGTATGGCAAGGGAGATCCTGGAAAAGGAATCTGGTCTTGTTGCAGGCGAGGATTTCGCACTGGCGCATGCACCGGAGAGGGTAATGGTCGGAAGGCTTTTGCAGAACATCAGGGAACATGATAGGATAGTAGGCGGAATTGATGATGTCTGTACCCGACGTGCAGCTGAGCTATATACCCCCGTGCTTACGAAGGGTAAGATAATACCCATGACAGCTACTGCTGCAGAGGTCACCAAGACTGCTGAGAACACTTTCAGAGACCTGCAGATAGCAGCTGTGAACCAGCTTGCGCTTTACTGTGAGGCCATGGGCATAAATGTATATGATGTACGTGCCGGTATTGCAAGCCTTAAAGGCGAAGGTATCACACGGGCTATTCTGTATCCCGGAGCAGGTGTTGGCGGACATTGTTTGACTAAGGATACCTACCATCTGGAACGCGGTGTCACCCTTGGTATAGAACCTCTGGACTATCCCGAGAATGCCGAATCTATCTATGTGCTTGCCAGAAGGGTCAATGACTTTATGCCAAAGCATATGTTCAACCTCACTGTTAAGGCTCTGGAAAGGGTCGGTAAAAAGCCCAAAGGCATCAAGATAGCTATGTTAGGCTGGGCATTCCTAAACGACTCCGACGACGCCCGTAACCCACCTTCAGAAACATACAGGGATATGGTGCTACAGGCAGGCTGTGAAATAAATGTCCAGGATCCTCACGTCGTCCACTACCCTGGCATAGATATACATGCTAATATTGATAAGGTGCTGACAGGAGCCGATGTGGTCGTTATCTTCACCGGGCATAAACAGTATTTCGAACTGACCCCTGAACAGATCAAACAGAAGATGGGAAAGAAACAGCCGGTAATCATCGATGGCCGCAATGTGGTGGACCCTGATAAGTTCATTAATGCAGGTTTTGTGTACAAGGGAATAGGCAGAGGAGATAAGAACAGTCACTCTCTGAAGTGA
- a CDS encoding acyltransferase, with amino-acid sequence MGDNISIHRSSKLYGRTSVGEGTVVMENVTLGYPEHRVLMEIIKQGLEIEDYDYPGAIIGRESFIRAGTTIFSSVKTGNSFKTGHNAMVRENTSIGNSVLVGTNVIIDGNVKIGNNVSIQGNVYIPTHVTIEDNVFIGPCAVLANDKYPIRGEYIADGPTLCKGASIGANATLIPGVEIGEGAMVAAGALVTKDVPPWKLAIGCPAKITELPEKLRQLNKI; translated from the coding sequence ATGGGAGATAATATAAGTATACACCGTAGCTCAAAGCTCTATGGACGAACTTCAGTAGGTGAAGGGACTGTAGTTATGGAAAACGTCACATTGGGCTACCCGGAACATCGTGTATTGATGGAGATCATTAAACAGGGACTTGAGATCGAGGATTATGATTACCCAGGTGCCATCATTGGCAGAGAGTCTTTCATCCGTGCAGGTACGACTATCTTCAGTAGCGTGAAAACAGGAAACAGTTTCAAAACAGGTCACAATGCTATGGTACGGGAAAATACTTCAATTGGCAACAGTGTACTTGTGGGTACTAACGTGATCATAGATGGCAATGTAAAAATCGGTAACAATGTGAGTATTCAGGGCAACGTTTACATTCCTACTCATGTCACTATAGAAGATAACGTATTTATCGGTCCATGTGCAGTACTTGCGAATGATAAATATCCTATCAGAGGTGAATACATAGCTGATGGACCGACATTGTGTAAAGGTGCATCTATTGGTGCTAATGCCACTCTGATTCCGGGAGTGGAGATCGGAGAAGGAGCAATGGTAGCCGCCGGGGCCCTGGTTACGAAAGATGTGCCCCCATGGAAACTTGCCATTGGCTGCCCTGCAAAAATAACCGAACTGCCGGAGAAGCTTAGACAATTGAATAAAATATAA
- a CDS encoding metal-dependent hydrolase: protein MFIFGHLGITLGLFKLLEHKIPVLKGRISYVGVTLGSMLPDLIDKPIGRVIFSETIDNGRIFAHTLLFFVFLCSVSFYLWKRKNDIRFMFLSAASFCHLIADNMWETPATLFWPLMGWHFPSNPGTYGGALDYFQILFTYAYTPSLDYVFISEVTGFMVLLFLNIRYLRQKYLLYVISGTVKL, encoded by the coding sequence ATGTTCATCTTCGGCCATTTAGGAATTACTTTGGGTCTTTTCAAGCTTCTGGAGCATAAAATTCCAGTTTTGAAAGGTCGCATTAGTTATGTAGGTGTGACCCTTGGCTCTATGTTACCTGATCTTATCGACAAGCCAATAGGAAGGGTAATTTTTTCAGAAACTATAGACAATGGTCGGATATTTGCACATACTTTGCTGTTCTTCGTGTTTCTCTGCAGCGTTTCCTTCTATTTGTGGAAGAGAAAAAATGATATACGATTCATGTTCCTCTCAGCTGCCAGTTTCTGTCATCTGATAGCGGACAATATGTGGGAAACACCGGCAACACTGTTCTGGCCTCTTATGGGATGGCATTTCCCGAGTAATCCAGGAACTTATGGTGGTGCCCTTGATTATTTTCAGATACTATTTACATATGCGTATACTCCTTCCCTTGATTATGTTTTCATCTCCGAGGTAACAGGTTTTATGGTCTTGCTGTTCCTGAACATCCGATACCTGCGACAGAAATATCTATTATATGTCATATCTGGGACTGTTAAGCTATGA
- a CDS encoding GDP-mannose 4,6-dehydratase: protein MQRILITGGLGQVGSYLVDALHEKAEVTVLDNFSSTTRETVPREISIIKGDVRDRIAADLVKQNDIIIHTAAQISVTASMEDPLSDAHNNVFGTLNLLEAARRSPTSKFVYISSAAVYGDPLYTPITESHPQDPLSPYGTSKLSGEKYCMMYHKAFGLPSCCIRPFNIYSPRQDPDNPYSGVISRFIDKARTKQSPVIFGDGNQTRDFISVHDIVDMIMLLLENEEANGQVFNAGTGNSTTVSELAHMILDIFGVDVPVQYMPERPGDIKYSCSDISKAREILGFEPKVLLREGLMEFEEIKT, encoded by the coding sequence ATGCAAAGAATACTTATCACCGGAGGATTAGGACAAGTAGGTAGTTACCTAGTGGATGCATTGCACGAAAAAGCGGAAGTCACAGTGCTGGATAATTTTTCATCCACTACAAGGGAAACTGTACCTCGGGAAATCAGCATAATAAAAGGTGATGTTCGAGACAGGATAGCTGCAGACCTTGTAAAACAAAACGACATTATTATCCATACTGCAGCCCAGATCAGCGTCACAGCCTCGATGGAAGACCCACTGTCCGATGCACATAACAACGTATTCGGCACCCTCAACCTGCTTGAGGCAGCCCGTAGGTCCCCGACATCCAAGTTTGTCTACATAAGTTCAGCAGCCGTATACGGCGATCCTCTTTATACACCTATCACCGAGTCCCATCCCCAAGACCCGCTTTCTCCATATGGTACCAGCAAACTGAGCGGAGAAAAATATTGTATGATGTACCATAAGGCCTTCGGTCTGCCTTCCTGCTGTATCCGTCCCTTTAATATTTACAGCCCCAGGCAGGATCCGGATAATCCGTATTCTGGCGTAATATCACGTTTCATTGACAAAGCCAGGACAAAACAAAGTCCTGTGATCTTCGGAGATGGTAACCAGACCCGGGATTTCATCTCCGTTCACGATATAGTGGATATGATAATGCTACTCCTTGAAAACGAGGAGGCTAACGGCCAGGTGTTCAATGCAGGCACCGGCAACAGTACCACTGTAAGCGAGCTTGCACACATGATCCTGGACATATTCGGCGTGGATGTTCCGGTGCAATACATGCCGGAAAGACCCGGAGACATCAAATATAGTTGTTCTGACATATCCAAAGCAAGGGAGATACTTGGATTTGAACCAAAGGTGCTACTAAGAGAAGGACTAATGGAATTTGAAGAGATAAAAACATAA
- a CDS encoding nicotinic acid mononucleotide adenylyltransferase, with protein sequence MEIKELVHKIHSCECELVLAITGGGTEAIGELLRYGGGSATLLEAIVPYSQSALDAFIGRKPEKYASARTARAMAMTAFQKAIMLQSPEQKRFEHLLGIGATCTLARNGERKERQHELHVAVQSLQNTTSYSILFLEKRDREHEEAIVSRSIINMIAISCHQDVVITDGTGLSSQERPQIKQVQAIEGISNMLLHEANSYNTLPSFVRISGQDRNTHHSHKIMFSGSFDPCHKNHLKMARIASRKYGLPVHFEISLLNVDKPPIDYISLEDRISSIKARYEPDFMGDIFVTNAPLFSEKAIIFPDSTFIVGADTMKRLFDPKYYRPGDNLYSLLEHFRTKGIDFLVFSRKGIHIEIPAEIEHIITIVSEDEYSDDGISSTQIRKLQQNK encoded by the coding sequence ATGGAAATAAAAGAACTGGTACATAAGATACACTCCTGCGAATGTGAACTTGTGCTTGCTATTACAGGCGGAGGAACTGAGGCAATCGGAGAACTATTGAGATATGGAGGAGGGTCTGCCACTTTACTGGAAGCGATAGTGCCATACAGCCAGAGTGCACTTGATGCTTTCATTGGCAGGAAGCCAGAAAAATATGCTTCCGCAAGGACCGCGCGGGCAATGGCCATGACCGCCTTCCAGAAGGCAATAATGCTACAAAGTCCTGAACAAAAAAGATTTGAACATCTTCTGGGTATTGGGGCGACATGTACCCTGGCAAGAAACGGTGAACGGAAAGAAAGACAGCATGAACTGCATGTGGCAGTACAGTCACTTCAGAATACAACCTCCTATAGCATCTTGTTCTTAGAAAAAAGAGATCGTGAGCATGAAGAGGCCATAGTGTCCAGGTCGATCATTAACATGATAGCTATATCGTGCCACCAGGATGTCGTAATAACAGACGGGACAGGATTATCTTCTCAGGAAAGACCACAAATAAAGCAGGTACAAGCTATTGAGGGGATATCAAACATGCTGTTGCATGAAGCTAACTCATATAATACGCTCCCAAGCTTTGTAAGAATAAGTGGGCAAGATAGGAATACACATCATTCACACAAAATCATGTTCTCCGGCTCCTTCGATCCTTGCCATAAGAACCATTTGAAAATGGCACGGATAGCGTCCAGAAAGTATGGTTTACCAGTACATTTTGAGATCTCACTCCTTAATGTAGACAAACCGCCAATAGACTATATCTCACTTGAGGATAGGATATCTTCAATAAAAGCCCGGTATGAACCTGATTTTATGGGGGACATATTTGTGACAAATGCACCTCTGTTTTCAGAAAAGGCGATCATTTTCCCGGATTCCACTTTTATTGTGGGCGCCGATACTATGAAGAGACTCTTTGACCCGAAGTATTATCGTCCTGGAGACAACCTCTATTCTCTTCTTGAACATTTCAGGACAAAAGGGATAGATTTTCTTGTTTTCAGCAGAAAAGGGATACATATTGAGATCCCAGCGGAAATTGAACATATAATAACTATAGTTTCCGAGGATGAATATAGCGACGATGGTATTTCATCTACACAAATAAGAAAGTTACAACAGAACAAGTAG